The Oncorhynchus tshawytscha isolate Ot180627B linkage group LG05, Otsh_v2.0, whole genome shotgun sequence genome includes a window with the following:
- the si:dkey-121a11.3 gene encoding uncharacterized protein KIAA1614 isoform X1: MEKVAMADSFLPMPCVPQRAKPQTLQPGMEDQPSSSPSPEPATSTPTPTSPSPCPLSQLRFQQQPGPPGSAVSALQSKVKALSERNKAAGREAFKAGMDKKAFPVSSSLFGPVLVSWGSSSSDEDAESQGSMLHPVVPDSLMEGVGTDGLDFSLLALPHEQGEGSSLENLSDVNANSSPLADNVSASNAAKPCVSPKGFWKATRPETLLLNGDAPPAPDRSLAGAPGGQQRKARAHGGVGRELLRRDSLEGLRRCMGELGPQGPMGGLWRADSLESLCSSGSAMSLAERVEMNRGVLKQMLNKSQGPEPVSLSPLLSEASALCSLEREQRAEEVTQCNGRGSIALNDSDWDSGISLQDSEHSQRAFVSSEDLPLSPRHEQAKRLLERARMKARSFPLKADHTILPVQRDNPEQLSTAGASLHRALLAGKDSQSVSSATVPAVTSFSGNLSDSSSSDSACGPRRRPGQSPTRVRFEDESEKDAEVRYLERLRQRRRAGERAQGLLISKPNLSSYVNGRRDTDPGTGTVIERGHKKAHRAQEGQLNSGSHFKSVVVQEEALNRQCNSCGTFLEGRVLNPGLHPNLSPLNLNLHQNPSPPIGQNYPVNREREEKVLMPCWVAPSEPSRTVHTELIKETYIGKVTPGDVADSEGMGLGSAGETDSSSGGGGGGGSVRVSTMKVKRRSRRGELLGTNGQGAPITMTPTPPAPRPNHSLAPMSSTNGIVVVPPNPYPTEQPESKVVGFPTHSPAPPDEPTNSPPCLKGTPFPPSPTPIKSALKSGPKSRPNGQRVVKLVPSPQYRLLPQNSLGDQGRGAAPSPQNKHSVGANFVEYGSSLGLTSSTDTMMPCIRPASLLKTSPSPARTAVEKMGDPASPEVEQHHPGMEELCPEGTSIITPPPYRSGGDVRVRGPMRAEHQREDSPSPTQRVRTEQREGRSKLSLRRFFSAIGLNGVGKLGKGRSSSMEQLSFQPRGLPSASPGPTSNPSPSLGTLKCPDPSQLRKAPSLQSLRMGSPFMQLRKSSSVQNLQSSKKKDRSSAYTPGDQPSSPALSRGFQRALSVEDVGCPSGVRSVGRVAQAFPDGTLLLELSRPPDGPFGFLISRGKGRPDSGVYVEEMGDSSTEKLYAGLLGVGDELLEVNGEKVAGLSLDLVTCLMTQDNIASIRVLRHRRLPPPR, encoded by the exons ATGGAGAAAGTAGCCATGGCAGACTCCTTTCTCCCCATGCCCTGTGTGCCACAGAGAGCCAAGCCCCAGACCCTGCAACCTGGCATGGAAGACCAACCTTCCTCCAGCCCCAGCCCGGAGCCTGCCACCTCAACCCCTACTCCCACCTCGCCCTCCCCTTGCCCCCTTAGCCAGCTCCGGTTCCAGCAGCAGCCCGGGCCCCCGGGCTCAGCTGTGTCGGCCCTGCAGTCCAAGGTCAAGGCCCTGTCTGAACGCAACAAGGCTGCAGGGAGGGAGGCTTTCAAGGCAGGCATGGATAAGAAGGCCTTTCCTGTGTCCTCTTCCCTATTCGGTCCTGTCCTGGTGAGCTGGGGCTCAAGTAGTAGCGATGAAGATGCAGAGTCCCAGGGTTCCATGCTCCACCCAGTGGTGCCAGACAGCCTGATGGAGGGGGTGGGGACGGATGGGTTGGACTTCAGCCTGCTTGCGCTCCCACATGAACAGGGTGAGGGCTCCAGCCTGGAGAACCTGTCTGATGTTAATGCCAACTCTAGTCCCCTGGCGGATAATGTTAGCGCTTCTAATGCGGCTAAACCCTGCGTCTCTCCCAAGGGGTTCTGGAAGGCCACCAGGCCCGAAACGCTACTGCTGAACGGAGACGCGCCTCCGGCCCCAGACAGGTCTTTGGCCGGGGCCCCTGGGGGCCAGCAGAGGAAAGCCAGGGCCCACGGCGGGGTGGGCAGGGAGCTGCTACGCCGTGACAGCCTGGAGGGTCTGAGGCGGTGTATGGGCGAACTGGGTCCCCAGGGGCCAATGGGGGGCCTGTGGAGGGCTGACAGCCTGGAGAGTCTGTGCAGCAGTGGGAGTGCCATGTCTCtagcagagagagtggagatgaaTCGGGGCGTCCTCAAGCAGATGCTGAACAAGAGCCAGGGACCAGAGCCAGTGAGCCTCAGCCCTCTGCTCTCTGAAGCCTCTGCCCTCTGCTCTctggagagggagcagagggccGAGGAGGTGACCCAGTGCAATGGGAGAG GTTCCATTGCGCTGAATGACAGTGACTGGGATTCAGGAATCTCCCTCCAAGACAGCGAGCACAGCCAAAG GGCCTTTGTGTCCAGCGAGGACCTGCCTCTGAGTCCGCGCCATGAGCAGGCCAAGCGGCTCCTGGAGAGAGCCCGTATGAAGGCCCGTTCCTTCCCACTCAAGGCCGACCACACCATCCTACCCGTCCAGAGGGACAACCC GGAGCAGCTGTCGACGGCTGGAGCTTCCTTGCACCGGGCTCTGCTGGCGGGGAAGGACAGCCAGTCGGTGTCGTCGGCGACGGTTCCTGCAGTTACCTCGTTCTCGGGAAACCTCAGTGACTCCTCCAGCAGCGACTCGGCCTGTGGCCCCCGCCGACGTCCCGGCCAATCACCGACACGGGTCCGCTTCGAGGACGAGTCGGAGAAAGACGCGGAGGTGCGCTACTTGGAGAGGCTCCGCCAGAGAAGGAGGGCGGGTGAGAGGGCCCAGGGTCTTCTTATATCCAAGCCCAATCTCTCTTCCTATGTCAATGGGCGGAGGGACACTGATCCAGGAACTGGAACAGTGATCGAGCGAGGGCACAAGAAGGCCCACAGGGCACAGGAAGGCCAATTAAACAGTGGCAGCCATTTCAAATCTGTGGTGGTACAAGAGGAGGCGCTTAACAGGCAGTGCAACTCGTGCGGGACGTTCCTTGAAGGAAGGGTCCTGAACCCAGGCCTCCATCCGAACCTTTCACCCCTGAACCTGAACCTCCATCAGAATCCTTCACCCCCAATAGGGCAGAACTACCcggtgaacagagagagggaggagaaggtgctGATGCCTTGCTGGGTGGCTCCCAGCGAGCCCAGCCGGACAGTTCATACCGAGCTGATCAAGGAGACATACATTGGGAAGGTAACCCCTGGCGATGTGGCAGATAGCGAAGGGATGGGCCTCGGCTCGGCGGGAGAGACGGACagcagcagtggtggtggtggaggtggtgggagTGTTCGAGTGTCGACAAtgaaggtgaagaggaggagtaggagaggtgAGCTTTTGGGCACCAATGGGCAAGGAGCACCCATCACGATGACACCAACGCCACCAGCACCCAGGCCCAATCACAGCTTGGCGCCGATGAGCTCAACCAATGGTATTGTGGTGGTGCCACCCAACCCGTACCCCACTGAGCAACCAGAGTCAAAGGTGGTGGGTTTTCCCACTCACTCCCCTGCGCCCCCAGATGAACCCACAAACAGTCCCCCGTGCCTCAAGGGCACCCCCTTTCCCCCTTCCCCAACGCCCATCAAATCAGCTCTGAAATCGGGACCCAAGAGCCGACCCAATGGCCAGCGAGTGGTCAAACTCGTGCCTTCACCACAGTACCGCCTTTTGCCCCAGAACTCCTTGGGGGACCAAGGGAGAGGGGCAGCACCTAGCCCTCAGAACAAGCACTCTGTCGGCGCGAACTTCGTGGAGTATGGTTCCTCTTTGGGGCTGACTTCAAGCACCGACACAATGATGCCCTGTATCAGGCCTGCCTCCCTGCTGAAGACCTCCCCATCGCCAGCtaggacagcagtagagaagaTGGGGGACCCTGCGTCACCAG aAGTGGAGCAGCATCATCCAGGGATGGAAGAGCTCTGTCCTGAAGGAACCAGCATCATTACCCCGCCCCCGTACCGCTCTGGGGGTGATGTACGGGTCAGGGGACCAATGAGAGCAGAGCATCAAAGGGAGGACAGCCCCAGTCCAACTCA GAGGGTAAGGACAGAGCAGCGGGAGGGAAGATCCAAGCTCTCTCTGCGTCGTTTCTTCTCCGCCATCGGCCTAAATGGAGTGGGGAAGCTGGGTAAAGGGCGCTCCAGTAGCATGGAGCAGCTTAGCTTCCAGCCCCGTGGCCTCCCCTCGGCCTCTCCTGGCCCCACCTCCAACCCCAGTCCCAGCCTCGGCACCCTCAAGTGCCCAGACCCCAGCCAGCTGAGGAAAGCACCTTCGCTCCAATCCCTACGCATG GGGTCACCCTTTATGCAGCTGAGGAAATCGTCATCAGTCCAGAATTTACAGTCGTCAAAGAAGAAAGATCGCTCCAGTGCGTACACACCTGGAGACCAACCCAGCAGCCCTGCTCTCAG TAGGGGATTTCAGAGGGCTCTGAGTGTGGAGGATGTGGGCTGCCCTAGTGGGGTGCGCTCTGTGGGGAGGGTGGCCCAAGCCTTCCCTGATGGGACCCTTCTGCTGGAGCTTAGCAGACCCCCCGACGGCCCATTCGGCTTCCTCATCTCCCGGGGCAAAGGACGACCAGACTCTG GTGTGTACGTGGAGGAGATGGGCGACAGCAGCACAGAGAAGCTGTATGCGGGGCTGTTGGGAGTGGGAGACGAGCTGCTGGAGGTGAACGGTGAGaaggtggctggtctcagtcTGGACCTGGTGACTTGCCTAATGACCCAGGACAACATAGCCTCTATCCGCGTGCTCCGACACAGGAGACTCCCCCCTCCTCGCTAG
- the si:dkey-121a11.3 gene encoding uncharacterized protein KIAA1614 isoform X2 has protein sequence MEKVAMADSFLPMPCVPQRAKPQTLQPGMEDQPSSSPSPEPATSTPTPTSPSPCPLSQLRFQQQPGPPGSAVSALQSKVKALSERNKAAGREAFKAGMDKKAFPVSSSLFGPVLVSWGSSSSDEDAESQGSMLHPVVPDSLMEGVGTDGLDFSLLALPHEQGEGSSLENLSDVNANSSPLADNVSASNAAKPCVSPKGFWKATRPETLLLNGDAPPAPDRSLAGAPGGQQRKARAHGGVGRELLRRDSLEGLRRCMGELGPQGPMGGLWRADSLESLCSSGSAMSLAERVEMNRGVLKQMLNKSQGPEPVSLSPLLSEASALCSLEREQRAEEVTQCNGRGSIALNDSDWDSGISLQDSEHSQRAFVSSEDLPLSPRHEQAKRLLERARMKARSFPLKADHTILPVQRDNPEQLSTAGASLHRALLAGKDSQSVSSATVPAVTSFSGNLSDSSSSDSACGPRRRPGQSPTRVRFEDESEKDAEVRYLERLRQRRRAGERAQGLLISKPNLSSYVNGRRDTDPGTGTVIERGHKKAHRAQEGQLNSGSHFKSVVVQEEALNRQCNSCGTFLEGRVLNPGLHPNLSPLNLNLHQNPSPPIGQNYPVNREREEKVLMPCWVAPSEPSRTVHTELIKETYIGKVTPGDVADSEGMGLGSAGETDSSSGGGGGGGSVRVSTMKVKRRSRRGELLGTNGQGAPITMTPTPPAPRPNHSLAPMSSTNGIVVVPPNPYPTEQPESKVVGFPTHSPAPPDEPTNSPPCLKGTPFPPSPTPIKSALKSGPKSRPNGQRVVKLVPSPQYRLLPQNSLGDQGRGAAPSPQNKHSVGANFVEYGSSLGLTSSTDTMMPCIRPASLLKTSPSPARTAVEKMGDPASPEVEQHHPGMEELCPEGTSIITPPPYRSGGDVRVRGPMRAEHQREDSPSPTQRVRTEQREGRSKLSLRRFFSAIGLNGVGKLGKGRSSSMEQLSFQPRGLPSASPGPTSNPSPSLGTLKCPDPSQLRKAPSLQSLRMGSPFMQLRKSSSVQNLQSSKKKDRSSAYTPGDQPSSPALRGFQRALSVEDVGCPSGVRSVGRVAQAFPDGTLLLELSRPPDGPFGFLISRGKGRPDSGVYVEEMGDSSTEKLYAGLLGVGDELLEVNGEKVAGLSLDLVTCLMTQDNIASIRVLRHRRLPPPR, from the exons ATGGAGAAAGTAGCCATGGCAGACTCCTTTCTCCCCATGCCCTGTGTGCCACAGAGAGCCAAGCCCCAGACCCTGCAACCTGGCATGGAAGACCAACCTTCCTCCAGCCCCAGCCCGGAGCCTGCCACCTCAACCCCTACTCCCACCTCGCCCTCCCCTTGCCCCCTTAGCCAGCTCCGGTTCCAGCAGCAGCCCGGGCCCCCGGGCTCAGCTGTGTCGGCCCTGCAGTCCAAGGTCAAGGCCCTGTCTGAACGCAACAAGGCTGCAGGGAGGGAGGCTTTCAAGGCAGGCATGGATAAGAAGGCCTTTCCTGTGTCCTCTTCCCTATTCGGTCCTGTCCTGGTGAGCTGGGGCTCAAGTAGTAGCGATGAAGATGCAGAGTCCCAGGGTTCCATGCTCCACCCAGTGGTGCCAGACAGCCTGATGGAGGGGGTGGGGACGGATGGGTTGGACTTCAGCCTGCTTGCGCTCCCACATGAACAGGGTGAGGGCTCCAGCCTGGAGAACCTGTCTGATGTTAATGCCAACTCTAGTCCCCTGGCGGATAATGTTAGCGCTTCTAATGCGGCTAAACCCTGCGTCTCTCCCAAGGGGTTCTGGAAGGCCACCAGGCCCGAAACGCTACTGCTGAACGGAGACGCGCCTCCGGCCCCAGACAGGTCTTTGGCCGGGGCCCCTGGGGGCCAGCAGAGGAAAGCCAGGGCCCACGGCGGGGTGGGCAGGGAGCTGCTACGCCGTGACAGCCTGGAGGGTCTGAGGCGGTGTATGGGCGAACTGGGTCCCCAGGGGCCAATGGGGGGCCTGTGGAGGGCTGACAGCCTGGAGAGTCTGTGCAGCAGTGGGAGTGCCATGTCTCtagcagagagagtggagatgaaTCGGGGCGTCCTCAAGCAGATGCTGAACAAGAGCCAGGGACCAGAGCCAGTGAGCCTCAGCCCTCTGCTCTCTGAAGCCTCTGCCCTCTGCTCTctggagagggagcagagggccGAGGAGGTGACCCAGTGCAATGGGAGAG GTTCCATTGCGCTGAATGACAGTGACTGGGATTCAGGAATCTCCCTCCAAGACAGCGAGCACAGCCAAAG GGCCTTTGTGTCCAGCGAGGACCTGCCTCTGAGTCCGCGCCATGAGCAGGCCAAGCGGCTCCTGGAGAGAGCCCGTATGAAGGCCCGTTCCTTCCCACTCAAGGCCGACCACACCATCCTACCCGTCCAGAGGGACAACCC GGAGCAGCTGTCGACGGCTGGAGCTTCCTTGCACCGGGCTCTGCTGGCGGGGAAGGACAGCCAGTCGGTGTCGTCGGCGACGGTTCCTGCAGTTACCTCGTTCTCGGGAAACCTCAGTGACTCCTCCAGCAGCGACTCGGCCTGTGGCCCCCGCCGACGTCCCGGCCAATCACCGACACGGGTCCGCTTCGAGGACGAGTCGGAGAAAGACGCGGAGGTGCGCTACTTGGAGAGGCTCCGCCAGAGAAGGAGGGCGGGTGAGAGGGCCCAGGGTCTTCTTATATCCAAGCCCAATCTCTCTTCCTATGTCAATGGGCGGAGGGACACTGATCCAGGAACTGGAACAGTGATCGAGCGAGGGCACAAGAAGGCCCACAGGGCACAGGAAGGCCAATTAAACAGTGGCAGCCATTTCAAATCTGTGGTGGTACAAGAGGAGGCGCTTAACAGGCAGTGCAACTCGTGCGGGACGTTCCTTGAAGGAAGGGTCCTGAACCCAGGCCTCCATCCGAACCTTTCACCCCTGAACCTGAACCTCCATCAGAATCCTTCACCCCCAATAGGGCAGAACTACCcggtgaacagagagagggaggagaaggtgctGATGCCTTGCTGGGTGGCTCCCAGCGAGCCCAGCCGGACAGTTCATACCGAGCTGATCAAGGAGACATACATTGGGAAGGTAACCCCTGGCGATGTGGCAGATAGCGAAGGGATGGGCCTCGGCTCGGCGGGAGAGACGGACagcagcagtggtggtggtggaggtggtgggagTGTTCGAGTGTCGACAAtgaaggtgaagaggaggagtaggagaggtgAGCTTTTGGGCACCAATGGGCAAGGAGCACCCATCACGATGACACCAACGCCACCAGCACCCAGGCCCAATCACAGCTTGGCGCCGATGAGCTCAACCAATGGTATTGTGGTGGTGCCACCCAACCCGTACCCCACTGAGCAACCAGAGTCAAAGGTGGTGGGTTTTCCCACTCACTCCCCTGCGCCCCCAGATGAACCCACAAACAGTCCCCCGTGCCTCAAGGGCACCCCCTTTCCCCCTTCCCCAACGCCCATCAAATCAGCTCTGAAATCGGGACCCAAGAGCCGACCCAATGGCCAGCGAGTGGTCAAACTCGTGCCTTCACCACAGTACCGCCTTTTGCCCCAGAACTCCTTGGGGGACCAAGGGAGAGGGGCAGCACCTAGCCCTCAGAACAAGCACTCTGTCGGCGCGAACTTCGTGGAGTATGGTTCCTCTTTGGGGCTGACTTCAAGCACCGACACAATGATGCCCTGTATCAGGCCTGCCTCCCTGCTGAAGACCTCCCCATCGCCAGCtaggacagcagtagagaagaTGGGGGACCCTGCGTCACCAG aAGTGGAGCAGCATCATCCAGGGATGGAAGAGCTCTGTCCTGAAGGAACCAGCATCATTACCCCGCCCCCGTACCGCTCTGGGGGTGATGTACGGGTCAGGGGACCAATGAGAGCAGAGCATCAAAGGGAGGACAGCCCCAGTCCAACTCA GAGGGTAAGGACAGAGCAGCGGGAGGGAAGATCCAAGCTCTCTCTGCGTCGTTTCTTCTCCGCCATCGGCCTAAATGGAGTGGGGAAGCTGGGTAAAGGGCGCTCCAGTAGCATGGAGCAGCTTAGCTTCCAGCCCCGTGGCCTCCCCTCGGCCTCTCCTGGCCCCACCTCCAACCCCAGTCCCAGCCTCGGCACCCTCAAGTGCCCAGACCCCAGCCAGCTGAGGAAAGCACCTTCGCTCCAATCCCTACGCATG GGGTCACCCTTTATGCAGCTGAGGAAATCGTCATCAGTCCAGAATTTACAGTCGTCAAAGAAGAAAGATCGCTCCAGTGCGTACACACCTGGAGACCAACCCAGCAGCCCTGCTCTCAG GGGATTTCAGAGGGCTCTGAGTGTGGAGGATGTGGGCTGCCCTAGTGGGGTGCGCTCTGTGGGGAGGGTGGCCCAAGCCTTCCCTGATGGGACCCTTCTGCTGGAGCTTAGCAGACCCCCCGACGGCCCATTCGGCTTCCTCATCTCCCGGGGCAAAGGACGACCAGACTCTG GTGTGTACGTGGAGGAGATGGGCGACAGCAGCACAGAGAAGCTGTATGCGGGGCTGTTGGGAGTGGGAGACGAGCTGCTGGAGGTGAACGGTGAGaaggtggctggtctcagtcTGGACCTGGTGACTTGCCTAATGACCCAGGACAACATAGCCTCTATCCGCGTGCTCCGACACAGGAGACTCCCCCCTCCTCGCTAG
- the si:dkey-121a11.3 gene encoding uncharacterized protein KIAA1614 isoform X3: MGWTSACLRSHMNRGFWKATRPETLLLNGDAPPAPDRSLAGAPGGQQRKARAHGGVGRELLRRDSLEGLRRCMGELGPQGPMGGLWRADSLESLCSSGSAMSLAERVEMNRGVLKQMLNKSQGPEPVSLSPLLSEASALCSLEREQRAEEVTQCNGRGSIALNDSDWDSGISLQDSEHSQRAFVSSEDLPLSPRHEQAKRLLERARMKARSFPLKADHTILPVQRDNPEQLSTAGASLHRALLAGKDSQSVSSATVPAVTSFSGNLSDSSSSDSACGPRRRPGQSPTRVRFEDESEKDAEVRYLERLRQRRRAGERAQGLLISKPNLSSYVNGRRDTDPGTGTVIERGHKKAHRAQEGQLNSGSHFKSVVVQEEALNRQCNSCGTFLEGRVLNPGLHPNLSPLNLNLHQNPSPPIGQNYPVNREREEKVLMPCWVAPSEPSRTVHTELIKETYIGKVTPGDVADSEGMGLGSAGETDSSSGGGGGGGSVRVSTMKVKRRSRRGELLGTNGQGAPITMTPTPPAPRPNHSLAPMSSTNGIVVVPPNPYPTEQPESKVVGFPTHSPAPPDEPTNSPPCLKGTPFPPSPTPIKSALKSGPKSRPNGQRVVKLVPSPQYRLLPQNSLGDQGRGAAPSPQNKHSVGANFVEYGSSLGLTSSTDTMMPCIRPASLLKTSPSPARTAVEKMGDPASPEVEQHHPGMEELCPEGTSIITPPPYRSGGDVRVRGPMRAEHQREDSPSPTQRVRTEQREGRSKLSLRRFFSAIGLNGVGKLGKGRSSSMEQLSFQPRGLPSASPGPTSNPSPSLGTLKCPDPSQLRKAPSLQSLRMGSPFMQLRKSSSVQNLQSSKKKDRSSAYTPGDQPSSPALSRGFQRALSVEDVGCPSGVRSVGRVAQAFPDGTLLLELSRPPDGPFGFLISRGKGRPDSGVYVEEMGDSSTEKLYAGLLGVGDELLEVNGEKVAGLSLDLVTCLMTQDNIASIRVLRHRRLPPPR, translated from the exons ATGGGTTGGACTTCAGCCTGCTTGCGCTCCCACATGAACAGG GGGTTCTGGAAGGCCACCAGGCCCGAAACGCTACTGCTGAACGGAGACGCGCCTCCGGCCCCAGACAGGTCTTTGGCCGGGGCCCCTGGGGGCCAGCAGAGGAAAGCCAGGGCCCACGGCGGGGTGGGCAGGGAGCTGCTACGCCGTGACAGCCTGGAGGGTCTGAGGCGGTGTATGGGCGAACTGGGTCCCCAGGGGCCAATGGGGGGCCTGTGGAGGGCTGACAGCCTGGAGAGTCTGTGCAGCAGTGGGAGTGCCATGTCTCtagcagagagagtggagatgaaTCGGGGCGTCCTCAAGCAGATGCTGAACAAGAGCCAGGGACCAGAGCCAGTGAGCCTCAGCCCTCTGCTCTCTGAAGCCTCTGCCCTCTGCTCTctggagagggagcagagggccGAGGAGGTGACCCAGTGCAATGGGAGAG GTTCCATTGCGCTGAATGACAGTGACTGGGATTCAGGAATCTCCCTCCAAGACAGCGAGCACAGCCAAAG GGCCTTTGTGTCCAGCGAGGACCTGCCTCTGAGTCCGCGCCATGAGCAGGCCAAGCGGCTCCTGGAGAGAGCCCGTATGAAGGCCCGTTCCTTCCCACTCAAGGCCGACCACACCATCCTACCCGTCCAGAGGGACAACCC GGAGCAGCTGTCGACGGCTGGAGCTTCCTTGCACCGGGCTCTGCTGGCGGGGAAGGACAGCCAGTCGGTGTCGTCGGCGACGGTTCCTGCAGTTACCTCGTTCTCGGGAAACCTCAGTGACTCCTCCAGCAGCGACTCGGCCTGTGGCCCCCGCCGACGTCCCGGCCAATCACCGACACGGGTCCGCTTCGAGGACGAGTCGGAGAAAGACGCGGAGGTGCGCTACTTGGAGAGGCTCCGCCAGAGAAGGAGGGCGGGTGAGAGGGCCCAGGGTCTTCTTATATCCAAGCCCAATCTCTCTTCCTATGTCAATGGGCGGAGGGACACTGATCCAGGAACTGGAACAGTGATCGAGCGAGGGCACAAGAAGGCCCACAGGGCACAGGAAGGCCAATTAAACAGTGGCAGCCATTTCAAATCTGTGGTGGTACAAGAGGAGGCGCTTAACAGGCAGTGCAACTCGTGCGGGACGTTCCTTGAAGGAAGGGTCCTGAACCCAGGCCTCCATCCGAACCTTTCACCCCTGAACCTGAACCTCCATCAGAATCCTTCACCCCCAATAGGGCAGAACTACCcggtgaacagagagagggaggagaaggtgctGATGCCTTGCTGGGTGGCTCCCAGCGAGCCCAGCCGGACAGTTCATACCGAGCTGATCAAGGAGACATACATTGGGAAGGTAACCCCTGGCGATGTGGCAGATAGCGAAGGGATGGGCCTCGGCTCGGCGGGAGAGACGGACagcagcagtggtggtggtggaggtggtgggagTGTTCGAGTGTCGACAAtgaaggtgaagaggaggagtaggagaggtgAGCTTTTGGGCACCAATGGGCAAGGAGCACCCATCACGATGACACCAACGCCACCAGCACCCAGGCCCAATCACAGCTTGGCGCCGATGAGCTCAACCAATGGTATTGTGGTGGTGCCACCCAACCCGTACCCCACTGAGCAACCAGAGTCAAAGGTGGTGGGTTTTCCCACTCACTCCCCTGCGCCCCCAGATGAACCCACAAACAGTCCCCCGTGCCTCAAGGGCACCCCCTTTCCCCCTTCCCCAACGCCCATCAAATCAGCTCTGAAATCGGGACCCAAGAGCCGACCCAATGGCCAGCGAGTGGTCAAACTCGTGCCTTCACCACAGTACCGCCTTTTGCCCCAGAACTCCTTGGGGGACCAAGGGAGAGGGGCAGCACCTAGCCCTCAGAACAAGCACTCTGTCGGCGCGAACTTCGTGGAGTATGGTTCCTCTTTGGGGCTGACTTCAAGCACCGACACAATGATGCCCTGTATCAGGCCTGCCTCCCTGCTGAAGACCTCCCCATCGCCAGCtaggacagcagtagagaagaTGGGGGACCCTGCGTCACCAG aAGTGGAGCAGCATCATCCAGGGATGGAAGAGCTCTGTCCTGAAGGAACCAGCATCATTACCCCGCCCCCGTACCGCTCTGGGGGTGATGTACGGGTCAGGGGACCAATGAGAGCAGAGCATCAAAGGGAGGACAGCCCCAGTCCAACTCA GAGGGTAAGGACAGAGCAGCGGGAGGGAAGATCCAAGCTCTCTCTGCGTCGTTTCTTCTCCGCCATCGGCCTAAATGGAGTGGGGAAGCTGGGTAAAGGGCGCTCCAGTAGCATGGAGCAGCTTAGCTTCCAGCCCCGTGGCCTCCCCTCGGCCTCTCCTGGCCCCACCTCCAACCCCAGTCCCAGCCTCGGCACCCTCAAGTGCCCAGACCCCAGCCAGCTGAGGAAAGCACCTTCGCTCCAATCCCTACGCATG GGGTCACCCTTTATGCAGCTGAGGAAATCGTCATCAGTCCAGAATTTACAGTCGTCAAAGAAGAAAGATCGCTCCAGTGCGTACACACCTGGAGACCAACCCAGCAGCCCTGCTCTCAG TAGGGGATTTCAGAGGGCTCTGAGTGTGGAGGATGTGGGCTGCCCTAGTGGGGTGCGCTCTGTGGGGAGGGTGGCCCAAGCCTTCCCTGATGGGACCCTTCTGCTGGAGCTTAGCAGACCCCCCGACGGCCCATTCGGCTTCCTCATCTCCCGGGGCAAAGGACGACCAGACTCTG GTGTGTACGTGGAGGAGATGGGCGACAGCAGCACAGAGAAGCTGTATGCGGGGCTGTTGGGAGTGGGAGACGAGCTGCTGGAGGTGAACGGTGAGaaggtggctggtctcagtcTGGACCTGGTGACTTGCCTAATGACCCAGGACAACATAGCCTCTATCCGCGTGCTCCGACACAGGAGACTCCCCCCTCCTCGCTAG